One Kangiella geojedonensis DNA segment encodes these proteins:
- a CDS encoding S8 family serine peptidase produces the protein MYQGFTKKLTASLIVAALGGATFSAQAEQEFDIIVKLKNQNSPFSISAAQQQNMKASSANPVAYHKAQANIRKNQVNKFVSQAGIQPKFVYSNTYYGFAATVNQSQMNALQRNPNVEAVYRDKEYHLLDSQKTRFNNNYGAYKNRRQLVEWPQSVPQGPADSGSVNSSYKGAGQNVYVIDSGIDADHKDIAGNLGLSYAPEFCFRPGDTELCPYPYSDDNGHGTHVAGTIGALDNDIDSLGVAPEATIHAVKVCSAAGSCPGSAILAGLNWSVFDMLGHGQPAVANLSLGGGDDEAAGTCTEEGYEGDHFVAEAYCNAAHQGMVIVVAAGNSSADAAGFSPAKFNSTIAVSSYVSYDADTGEAAFNDFSNWGEGANDWSSLPSGVITIAAPGNQIESLNRTHANTRLSGTSMASPAVAGGAALVLEKYPQSMDFSALQNVRQMLVDNATIPLSVVIDNATDTDDVYNQEFPHAEGLLNLEFLDE, from the coding sequence ATGTATCAAGGATTTACAAAAAAATTAACTGCCAGCTTGATTGTTGCTGCACTCGGTGGTGCAACTTTTAGTGCTCAGGCTGAGCAAGAATTTGACATTATTGTTAAACTCAAAAACCAAAACTCTCCCTTTAGTATTAGTGCTGCACAGCAGCAAAATATGAAAGCCAGTTCAGCGAACCCTGTGGCTTATCATAAAGCACAAGCAAACATTCGCAAGAACCAAGTGAACAAGTTTGTGAGCCAAGCAGGTATTCAGCCAAAGTTTGTCTACAGCAATACATACTACGGTTTCGCAGCTACTGTTAATCAGTCGCAAATGAATGCTTTGCAAAGGAACCCTAATGTTGAAGCCGTTTATCGTGATAAAGAGTATCATTTACTAGATTCGCAGAAGACTCGTTTTAATAACAACTATGGCGCTTATAAGAATCGCCGCCAGCTAGTTGAGTGGCCACAGTCTGTGCCGCAGGGGCCTGCCGATTCAGGCTCAGTAAACTCAAGCTATAAAGGAGCCGGTCAGAACGTATATGTGATAGACAGTGGTATTGATGCCGATCATAAAGATATTGCCGGTAACTTAGGTTTATCCTATGCGCCGGAATTCTGCTTCCGTCCTGGTGATACTGAGCTATGCCCATACCCTTACTCAGATGATAATGGCCATGGTACACACGTTGCAGGAACTATCGGAGCATTAGATAACGATATTGATTCGTTAGGCGTCGCCCCTGAAGCCACTATCCATGCTGTTAAAGTCTGTTCCGCAGCTGGATCTTGCCCGGGCTCGGCAATTCTAGCAGGCTTAAACTGGTCTGTGTTTGACATGCTTGGTCATGGTCAACCAGCGGTTGCAAATTTGAGCTTGGGTGGTGGGGATGATGAAGCCGCGGGAACCTGTACCGAAGAAGGCTATGAAGGTGATCACTTTGTTGCTGAAGCCTACTGTAACGCTGCTCACCAAGGCATGGTGATTGTGGTTGCTGCGGGTAACTCATCTGCTGATGCGGCTGGATTTAGCCCGGCTAAGTTTAACTCAACCATTGCGGTTAGCTCGTACGTGAGTTATGACGCTGACACTGGTGAAGCAGCATTCAATGACTTTAGTAACTGGGGCGAAGGGGCTAATGATTGGAGTTCACTGCCTTCCGGTGTGATCACAATAGCTGCACCGGGTAACCAGATTGAGTCTTTGAATCGTACTCATGCCAATACACGCTTAAGCGGCACCTCGATGGCATCTCCTGCAGTTGCTGGCGGTGCAGCATTGGTGTTAGAGAAGTATCCACAGTCAATGGATTTCTCAGCGTTGCAAAACGTTCGTCAAATGTTAGTTGATAACGCTACAATTCCTTTATCTGTGGTTATTGATAACGCGACCGACACCGATGATGTTTATAACCAAGAGTTCCCTCATGCAGAAGGGTTGTTAAATTTAGAGTTCCTCGATGAGTAA
- a CDS encoding S8 family peptidase, translating into MHKGMDEECQGQSTCQLFSQNLVSHKQQIRFFEDSVAFIEFNQRLDLIKLNHQLSELSLDKLGQRQLVQNLTRLLNKSSLAPYLKKLHKRQSSKQIVYFKPVPISNGLLIKYQPPYKDDVKVIFEHSPSFNNQPNARLSLSALANLPLSKQEIPHDNSFAHKQIAYKQNPIAHHSQLTIALVDSGVTTKHQELSHLDNLQQFNPKDETFELKDSGFGHGTGVFSLMASSNKFQRDVGTLPTANYLSCNGLPSGSYNYAWVTLCFNWLLEQPRVDLIVNSWSQPTSNCNDELLYSLRVLWLANSIPVFAAGNFGLDDRKSRDPVNFALFDDIPLLTVGALGKNNQPLPQSSAGYNVCGNQVSSPTVIAPGQDLLVASPLNPASYQARSGTSYAVTYAATALAILVDKFPNTSHKEIIEALTNTSKNMEKNKRAIRVNISRAIQRLKQHQIVDSQNQ; encoded by the coding sequence ATGCATAAAGGTATGGATGAAGAGTGCCAAGGACAAAGCACGTGTCAGTTATTTAGCCAAAACCTTGTATCACATAAGCAACAAATTCGCTTTTTTGAGGACAGTGTTGCATTCATTGAATTTAACCAACGGCTGGATCTTATAAAGCTCAATCATCAACTTTCCGAACTTAGTTTAGATAAGCTAGGTCAACGTCAACTTGTGCAAAACCTGACACGTCTTCTTAATAAAAGCTCACTAGCCCCTTACCTCAAGAAACTTCATAAACGACAGTCATCGAAGCAAATAGTCTATTTTAAGCCGGTGCCCATCTCTAATGGGCTGCTGATCAAGTATCAGCCACCATATAAAGATGATGTTAAAGTAATATTCGAACATTCCCCCTCTTTTAATAACCAACCAAATGCTAGATTGAGTCTCAGCGCGCTTGCCAACTTACCGCTTAGTAAGCAGGAGATTCCACACGACAACTCTTTTGCCCATAAGCAAATTGCTTATAAACAAAATCCAATAGCACATCACTCACAACTCACTATTGCATTAGTCGACTCTGGGGTCACTACCAAACACCAAGAACTGTCTCACTTAGACAATCTTCAACAATTTAACCCTAAAGATGAAACCTTCGAATTAAAAGATAGTGGATTTGGGCATGGTACTGGCGTATTCAGTTTAATGGCCTCCTCAAATAAGTTTCAGCGCGATGTAGGTACTCTCCCAACGGCGAACTATCTTTCATGTAATGGTTTACCTTCAGGAAGCTACAACTATGCTTGGGTCACTCTATGCTTTAACTGGTTACTAGAGCAGCCTCGAGTAGATCTTATCGTCAATTCTTGGTCCCAACCGACATCAAACTGTAATGACGAATTGTTATATTCACTTAGAGTGTTGTGGTTAGCGAATAGCATCCCTGTCTTTGCCGCTGGGAATTTTGGTTTAGACGATAGAAAGTCCCGAGATCCTGTAAATTTTGCTTTGTTTGATGACATTCCTCTTTTGACAGTAGGTGCTCTTGGAAAAAATAATCAGCCATTGCCGCAGTCTTCTGCAGGTTACAATGTATGCGGTAATCAGGTGAGCTCTCCCACGGTCATAGCGCCTGGTCAGGATCTACTGGTTGCAAGTCCATTAAACCCTGCGAGTTATCAAGCGCGCTCAGGAACATCTTATGCGGTAACCTATGCTGCGACGGCTTTAGCTATATTGGTTGATAAGTTTCCGAACACCAGCCACAAAGAGATTATCGAGGCACTAACCAACACCAGTAAGAACATGGAAAAGAATAAAAGGGCTATCAGAGTGAATATTAGCCGTGCCATACAACGATTAAAACAGCATCAAATCGTCGATAGTCAGAACCAATGA